One Myripristis murdjan chromosome 18, fMyrMur1.1, whole genome shotgun sequence DNA window includes the following coding sequences:
- the sf1 gene encoding splicing factor 1 isoform X2, whose protein sequence is MATGANATPLGKLHPSIGAKRGFDSGPGAGNGLMPTPGPPVSFPSLQGFQPPMPNATFPQTHQFNVAGTFPTQTQQPASGAGLAKTDFGQKKQRKRSRWSSETPDQKTVIPGMPTVIPPGLTRDQERAYIVQLQIEDLTRKLRTGDLGIPVNPEDRSPSPEPIYNSEGKRLNTREYRTRKKLEEERHSLITEMVGLNPEFKPPADYKPPATRVNDKVMIPQDEYPEINFVGLLIGPRGNTLKNIEKECCAKIMIRGKGSVKEGKVGRKDGQMLPGEDEPLHALVTANTMENVKKAVEQIRNILKQGIETPEDQNDLRKMQLRELARLNGTLREDDNRILRPWQNSEPRSITNTTLCTKCGGAGHISSDCKYTSSFAAHRASGGEPPQSAQDKARMDKEYLSLMAELGEAPVPSSGGGHTTTHAGGPRASGPNNNQPPPQNRPPWMNSGPSENRNFHGMHAGPGGHGAPHNFPPPMPNMGGPPMPPNPNGLPPPWMQPPPPPMGQGPGPHGHPMGLLPPPMGMMPPPPPPPSNQPPPPPSGPLPPWQQQAPPPPPTSSMATSAPLPWQQNTTTTSSPGTGTLPPWQQPQQPAASGAQPPPPMGTPSMVPPPPGVQPPLPPGAPPPPPPPPPGSTGMMYAPPPPPPPMDPSNFVTMMGMGVPGMPPFGMPPAPPPPPPQN, encoded by the exons ATGGCCACGGGAGCAAATGCAACCCCTTTGGGGAAGCTGCACCCCAGTATTGGCGCTAAACGAGGGTTTGACTCCGGGCCTGGTGCGGGGAACGGCTTGATGCCGACGCCGGGGCCACCCGTGTCCTTTCCCTCGCTACAGGGTTTCCAGCCACCGATGCCAAATGCCACTTTCCCGCAGACTCACCAGTTTAATGTGGCGGGAACTTTTCCAACGCAGACTCAGCAACCAGCTTCAGGGGCCGGACTGGCCAAAACAG ATTTTGGTcagaagaaacagaggaagaggagtcgaTGGAGCAGCGAGACACCTGATCAGAAGACTGTGATACCTGGCATGCCCACTGTCATTCCCCCCGGACTGACCCGGGATCAAGAGAGAGCCTACATAG TCCAACTGCAGATCGAAGACCTGACTCGTAAACTGCGTACAGGAGACCTGGGAATCCCTGTTAACCCTGAGGACAG GTCTCCCTCTCCAGAACCCATATACAACAGTGAGGGCAAGAGGCTGAACACTCGGGAATACCGTACACGAAAGAAGTTGGAGGAGGAGCGTCACTCCCTCATCACAGAGATGGTGGGACTCAACCCCGAGTTTAAACCACCTGCAGACTACAA GCCCCCAGCCACCAGAGTCAATGACAAAGTTATGATTCCCCAAGACGAATATCCTGAGATCAACTTTGTTGGTTTGCTGATTGGGCCACG TGGTAATACCTTGAAGAACATTGAGAAAGAGTGTTGTGCCAAGATCATGATCCGTGGTAAAGGCTCTGTGAAAGAGGGGAAGGTTGGCCGTAAGGACGGACAGATGCTGCCTGGGGAAGATGAGCCTCTGCACGCACTGGTTACCGCCAACACAATGGAGAACGTCAAGAAAGCTGTGGAACAG ATCCGCAACATCCTGAAGCAAGGCATTGAGACACCTGAGGATCAGAACGACCTGCGTAAGATGCAGCTGCGGGAGCTTGCCAGGCTCAATGGCACTCTGAGGGAGGACGACAACAG GATCCTTCGTCCCTGGCAGAACTCTGAGCCACGCAGCATCACCAACACCACCCTCTGCACAAAGTGTGGTGGAGCTGGCCACATCTCCTCTGACTGCAAGTACACAAG CTCATTTGCTGCTCACAGGGCAAGCGGTGGCGAGCCTCCACAGTCGGCACAGGACAAGGCTCGTATGGACAAGGAGTACCTGTCTCTCATGGCCGAGCTGGGGGAGGCTCCGGTCCCCTCGTCTGGTGGAGGACACACCACTACCCATGCTGGAGGACCTCGAGCTTCTGGACCCAACAATAACCAGCCACCACCG CAAAACCGGCCTCCTTGGATGAACTCTGGCCCATCTGAGAACAGGAACTTTCATGGCATGCATGCAGGGCCTGGTGGCCACGGGGCGCCCCACAACTTCCCTCCCCCCATGCCCAACATGGGAGGCCCGCCAATGCCCCCCAACCCCAATGGCCTGCCTCCCCCGTGGATGCAgcccccacctcctcccatGGGCCAGGGTCCAGGACCTCATGGACACCCCATGG GTCTACTGCCTCCTCCCATGGGCATGatgccacctcctcctcctccccccagcAACCAGCCACCCCCTCCGCCCTCTGGACCCCTgccaccatggcaacagcaggccccacctccacccccaaccAGTAGCATGGCAACAAGTGCACcactgccatggcaacaga ATACCACCACAACGTCCAGCCCTGGCACAGGCACCCTGCCTCCCtggcagcagccccagcagcctgcagcctccGGAGCCCAGCCTCCTCCACCCATGGGCACCCCCTCCATGGTGCCTCCTCCCCCAGGGGTCCAGCCCCCACTGCCCCCCggtgcccctcctcctccccctccaccacccccaGGCTCAACCGGCATGATGTATGCCCCCCCGCCACCCCCACCACCTATGGACCCCTCCAATTTTGTCACCATGATGGGGATGGGGGTACCAGGCATGCCCCCATTTGGCATGCCTcccgcccctcctcccccaccaccccaGAATTAA
- the sf1 gene encoding splicing factor 1 isoform X1 produces MATGANATPLGKLHPSIGAKRGFDSGPGAGNGLMPTPGPPVSFPSLQGFQPPMPNATFPQTHQFNVAGTFPTQTQQPASGAGLAKTADFGQKKQRKRSRWSSETPDQKTVIPGMPTVIPPGLTRDQERAYIVQLQIEDLTRKLRTGDLGIPVNPEDRSPSPEPIYNSEGKRLNTREYRTRKKLEEERHSLITEMVGLNPEFKPPADYKPPATRVNDKVMIPQDEYPEINFVGLLIGPRGNTLKNIEKECCAKIMIRGKGSVKEGKVGRKDGQMLPGEDEPLHALVTANTMENVKKAVEQIRNILKQGIETPEDQNDLRKMQLRELARLNGTLREDDNRILRPWQNSEPRSITNTTLCTKCGGAGHISSDCKYTSSFAAHRASGGEPPQSAQDKARMDKEYLSLMAELGEAPVPSSGGGHTTTHAGGPRASGPNNNQPPPQNRPPWMNSGPSENRNFHGMHAGPGGHGAPHNFPPPMPNMGGPPMPPNPNGLPPPWMQPPPPPMGQGPGPHGHPMGLLPPPMGMMPPPPPPPSNQPPPPPSGPLPPWQQQAPPPPPTSSMATSAPLPWQQNTTTTSSPGTGTLPPWQQPQQPAASGAQPPPPMGTPSMVPPPPGVQPPLPPGAPPPPPPPPPGSTGMMYAPPPPPPPMDPSNFVTMMGMGVPGMPPFGMPPAPPPPPPQN; encoded by the exons ATGGCCACGGGAGCAAATGCAACCCCTTTGGGGAAGCTGCACCCCAGTATTGGCGCTAAACGAGGGTTTGACTCCGGGCCTGGTGCGGGGAACGGCTTGATGCCGACGCCGGGGCCACCCGTGTCCTTTCCCTCGCTACAGGGTTTCCAGCCACCGATGCCAAATGCCACTTTCCCGCAGACTCACCAGTTTAATGTGGCGGGAACTTTTCCAACGCAGACTCAGCAACCAGCTTCAGGGGCCGGACTGGCCAAAACAG CAGATTTTGGTcagaagaaacagaggaagaggagtcgaTGGAGCAGCGAGACACCTGATCAGAAGACTGTGATACCTGGCATGCCCACTGTCATTCCCCCCGGACTGACCCGGGATCAAGAGAGAGCCTACATAG TCCAACTGCAGATCGAAGACCTGACTCGTAAACTGCGTACAGGAGACCTGGGAATCCCTGTTAACCCTGAGGACAG GTCTCCCTCTCCAGAACCCATATACAACAGTGAGGGCAAGAGGCTGAACACTCGGGAATACCGTACACGAAAGAAGTTGGAGGAGGAGCGTCACTCCCTCATCACAGAGATGGTGGGACTCAACCCCGAGTTTAAACCACCTGCAGACTACAA GCCCCCAGCCACCAGAGTCAATGACAAAGTTATGATTCCCCAAGACGAATATCCTGAGATCAACTTTGTTGGTTTGCTGATTGGGCCACG TGGTAATACCTTGAAGAACATTGAGAAAGAGTGTTGTGCCAAGATCATGATCCGTGGTAAAGGCTCTGTGAAAGAGGGGAAGGTTGGCCGTAAGGACGGACAGATGCTGCCTGGGGAAGATGAGCCTCTGCACGCACTGGTTACCGCCAACACAATGGAGAACGTCAAGAAAGCTGTGGAACAG ATCCGCAACATCCTGAAGCAAGGCATTGAGACACCTGAGGATCAGAACGACCTGCGTAAGATGCAGCTGCGGGAGCTTGCCAGGCTCAATGGCACTCTGAGGGAGGACGACAACAG GATCCTTCGTCCCTGGCAGAACTCTGAGCCACGCAGCATCACCAACACCACCCTCTGCACAAAGTGTGGTGGAGCTGGCCACATCTCCTCTGACTGCAAGTACACAAG CTCATTTGCTGCTCACAGGGCAAGCGGTGGCGAGCCTCCACAGTCGGCACAGGACAAGGCTCGTATGGACAAGGAGTACCTGTCTCTCATGGCCGAGCTGGGGGAGGCTCCGGTCCCCTCGTCTGGTGGAGGACACACCACTACCCATGCTGGAGGACCTCGAGCTTCTGGACCCAACAATAACCAGCCACCACCG CAAAACCGGCCTCCTTGGATGAACTCTGGCCCATCTGAGAACAGGAACTTTCATGGCATGCATGCAGGGCCTGGTGGCCACGGGGCGCCCCACAACTTCCCTCCCCCCATGCCCAACATGGGAGGCCCGCCAATGCCCCCCAACCCCAATGGCCTGCCTCCCCCGTGGATGCAgcccccacctcctcccatGGGCCAGGGTCCAGGACCTCATGGACACCCCATGG GTCTACTGCCTCCTCCCATGGGCATGatgccacctcctcctcctccccccagcAACCAGCCACCCCCTCCGCCCTCTGGACCCCTgccaccatggcaacagcaggccccacctccacccccaaccAGTAGCATGGCAACAAGTGCACcactgccatggcaacaga ATACCACCACAACGTCCAGCCCTGGCACAGGCACCCTGCCTCCCtggcagcagccccagcagcctgcagcctccGGAGCCCAGCCTCCTCCACCCATGGGCACCCCCTCCATGGTGCCTCCTCCCCCAGGGGTCCAGCCCCCACTGCCCCCCggtgcccctcctcctccccctccaccacccccaGGCTCAACCGGCATGATGTATGCCCCCCCGCCACCCCCACCACCTATGGACCCCTCCAATTTTGTCACCATGATGGGGATGGGGGTACCAGGCATGCCCCCATTTGGCATGCCTcccgcccctcctcccccaccaccccaGAATTAA